DNA from Lineus longissimus chromosome 7, tnLinLong1.2, whole genome shotgun sequence:
CAAAATGCTATGAAGCCCAAAAACGAACACTGCTCAACCCGAGGAGGGGGTCGAATACGTTATGGCATCAAGTGCGTCCTGTTCGAGCTAGatcaatacttcgtccccaaaagggacgaagtgcgaggtgcctattgcgaaaatgattggttgacgaaataATGACCTGattaaataataataaatatttgtattgCCCCCTTAAAGAAGATATTTACAGTGCGATAAacattggttggctagccttgtgacgtcaactatttttacaccgaggggttcaatcttgacactagaggcgctgatttcgttccttacagcGCCTCGAGAACTGGTaaccttgaaaagcagtaccgcggatatagaaaagaaaagaatctTTAATTAATGAGGCTACGCATCACCACTAAACCCGCGAAAatgctgcactacgctgcatttatagttctccatacagtcatcttaaaacccaccagtaagtgtcagattttatttataaagatcatattttcttagctattaataaaataaaacgttttatgagagaaagtggcactaattcggcctgaataagatttacagtccgTACTGGTGATGCAATCTCCCAgtcttcggtccgtctgtcgaattttacataCACCCACTGAAATTCTCACAGGGGAGGTCGAGTGAAGCTCGACAActatgatcaccattgacgacgcttggagaatggatttAGGCCTGACGGTGATGATCACCTtggacgacgcttggagaatgctgGTGATGCAGTGGatgacgtaggattatcaaaatcctgaatctcaggattGGTAGGGCTAGATCCAAAGATACTCGGCCCCCTTTGTTGGCATCGGCTATTAAGAGTTACCATGAGCTTTTCTTAAAATAGCCGATGTCAACAAAGGGGGCCGAGTATCTTTGGATCAGCCCTACCCatctcaggatgccgacatCCAAGATGTCGGCAAtcgatcaattccagtgtctgaaattttttaatttcgtcACTTAGGCGAGTTTGCGAGGGGTTTTCCATCATGagcttaaatgcgtttgggctggaattcctggcttttttcgaggcagcacataggctcgatgtatagcgtagcggatcgaggctatgtAATGGGCTTCATGCGAAAGCCCGCGAAATTTGAAATTCCCGCCACGATGATGTAAGTGGGGTGGCATCTGTTGGGAGAGAATGGAACTAACAAAGGCACAAATTGATGACGTTTTGCACAAGCACTGTTCTTCGGAGAAAGAAATTTGGATCGGCTGCTAATATTTCGCCTTTTTATATTCTTTCTATTCATAACAAAGGTATTGTTTCTCTACCTGATAATAAAGCATTATCTACAGAATAAGCACAGCTAGCAATAACATTGGTTTGTGGGGATTTCATTCAGGAAACTGTCCTTCATTTTTAGTATTCTCAGGTTTCGTTTCGCATTGTAAAATGATAACCAAATGGAAGAGTTGATAATACCAATGATAGACATTTGTCTTGATAACCAGCTAGAAGAGTTTTTAGCAGTTGTGGTCAAATTGGCATCATGGCTTCATTTGCTTGTCCAAAACGTGCTAGGAAAGACTCACTTTTCAACCTACATCCCCTGGGCCTGGGCCTGGACCTGCTGCTGACAATGACTATTCTGAATGAAGTAAACAATTTCAAATGTCTTTTCAGGTTGAGTCCAGACCAGAGCTCAGAATGTCAGGTACCCCTCTGCTTCTCCGATGCAAGGCCGCAAGTGGTCAACACACAATACGGCAACTGACAAGCGCTTCCACTGTTCATGACCTCAAACACACCCTCAACACCTTGACAAATATTCCGCAGGACAGTCTTAAAATATTGGCGGGATATCCACCCAAAATCCTAAACATTGAGAACGACAATCAGCAGTTGGCGAGTTTGTCGTTAAAATCTGGAGACGTCTTGATCGTTGAGAAAAACCAATTGGCCAAAGTAAGGCAGGCTGAAGCAGTTCTGCAACACATCGAAAACCAGAATAACTCTCGTGGTATCCTGACCAGACAGGTTGTGCCTGCAAACAACTCATGTCTTTTCACGAGTATTAATTTTGCCAGGACGGGAAAGTTGGACCTGTCTGTCGCTGGTGGCATGCGGGACCTTATTGCTAGTGTTGTCAGGGGCGATCCAGCAACATATAACGAAGCGTTTCTAGAAAAATCAAATGCTGATTACTGCGCTTGGATAATGAGTGACGAGACATGGGGAGGTGCTATCGAGGTCGCCATTTTATCGAAGTATTATGGGATAGAAATTGACGTTGTTGAGACACAGGCGGAACGGATTAATAGATTCGGCGAGGACCAGAATTATACTCAACGCATTCTTCTTATTTATGATGGGATACATTATGATCCGCTAATGTTGGAACCCATTGATGCTACCACTCCACAGACTGTCTTCTCGACCAATGATGAAAGTATTCTGAGTCTTGCTCTGGAGCTGGCTGCCGAGGCCAGGAGTAGCCACCAGTTTACCGATATGCAGGGCTTTTCTTTGCGGTGTCTGATTTGTCAGAAAGCGCTCACAGGACAATCTGCTGCCCAGGAACATGCCAAGGCAACAGGGCACATCAATTTTGGCGAGTATGAGGAAGACTCGTAGACTGCGTACTGACAGGTACCTGTTGACTATGCTCCCTCGCTTTAAACCGTATCTAAGAGTAGGAATGGTCATGCATTATTACTTTATATATTGCTGTTGCGCGACCATGAGATCCTCTATGAAGTTTCATGACTGCCAGAATCGATTTATGCAAGGTTACTAATGACCCTCTTGTACTGTGTAGGGTTAATATTGGCTCATTCAGATCAGTTGGAAAATTTGTTTTGGTAAAGATAGTAATCTTGTTTTACTTGGCTTGCTACAAGTTGTAGAATTGtgctacaagtacatgtaaagaaTGCTGCACTGAAAGTGAAATGTActgaaaatagcatgtttacAAGAATTCGTAAATATGAAAAAAGAGCGTATTCTAGCATTCATCAACATGTATTATTCATTTGTTTGGTCATTGTTTTCTAGGGGTTCAAGATTTATGGCTTCTGCTTGAAGGTGcatg
Protein-coding regions in this window:
- the LOC135491190 gene encoding ubiquitin thioesterase OTU1-like, translated to MSGTPLLLRCKAASGQHTIRQLTSASTVHDLKHTLNTLTNIPQDSLKILAGYPPKILNIENDNQQLASLSLKSGDVLIVEKNQLAKVRQAEAVLQHIENQNNSRGILTRQVVPANNSCLFTSINFARTGKLDLSVAGGMRDLIASVVRGDPATYNEAFLEKSNADYCAWIMSDETWGGAIEVAILSKYYGIEIDVVETQAERINRFGEDQNYTQRILLIYDGIHYDPLMLEPIDATTPQTVFSTNDESILSLALELAAEARSSHQFTDMQGFSLRCLICQKALTGQSAAQEHAKATGHINFGEYEEDS